From Sphingobium sp. RAC03, a single genomic window includes:
- a CDS encoding TonB-dependent receptor, whose protein sequence is MTKRFITLAATVSAVALHAQAWGQTDAAPQATSSGLGDIVVTAQKREQAINDVPLSITAASGEKLANQGITNVADLVKIVPGFNYTESAFATPVYTLRGIGFYDTSLAAKPTVSIYQDQVPIPFSIMTRGATLDLERVEVLKGPQGTLFGSNATGGAINYIAAKPTSTFKAGLDAGLDSFGQVSGGGFISGPISDTLSARVAVRTEQGGAWQRSYTRDEKLGDRNFTTGRILIDFEPSDSARFSLNLNGFIDKSDGQAAQLIGVVPLGNPARLGPLATYPIAPRNNRDADWTPEQKPQRDDWFYQASFRGDIDLTDDVSLTSISSWSEYHNDQDIDPDGVALRDYFYNTTGKITALSQELRLQGRTGGLTYILGANYAREKTYQQDDAGPYDQSTSAYNFVDAGLGIPFFVYSQYARQKFVNKAVFANLDYDISDSITLHGGVRYTKTNIDFAGCTADRGNALGLGIENLINFIRGGAGLAPIDIPTNGCVTIDGSTLTVGEVRKSLDEDNISWRGGVDYKPSRDVLLYASVSKGYKSGSFPLLSASDANQFNPVTQESVTAYELGAKLTLLENTAQINGALFYYDYSDKQLKGRVIANPNVFGPLEALVNVPKSRVKGAEIQLDLAPTDGLRVSIGATYLDTRIKGSFVNYDSYGSQLDFGGSAFPYTPKFQIVTDAQYDWALSDNVEAFVGANLNFQSDTKAVLGNARATPSADLSAQGGLTIEDYTLIDLRAGLSFADKRYKISAFVRNLGNSYYWSNATRITDTTVRFAGRPRTFGATLSARF, encoded by the coding sequence CGCTGTCGATCACCGCGGCATCCGGCGAGAAGCTGGCGAACCAGGGCATCACCAATGTCGCGGATCTGGTAAAGATCGTGCCCGGCTTCAACTATACCGAGAGCGCGTTCGCAACGCCAGTCTACACATTGCGGGGTATCGGCTTTTACGACACCAGCCTGGCCGCCAAGCCGACGGTCAGCATCTATCAGGATCAGGTGCCGATCCCCTTTTCCATCATGACGCGCGGCGCGACGCTCGATCTGGAGCGCGTGGAAGTGCTGAAAGGGCCGCAGGGCACGCTGTTCGGATCGAACGCGACGGGCGGTGCAATCAACTATATCGCCGCCAAGCCGACATCGACCTTCAAAGCCGGTCTTGACGCGGGTCTGGACAGTTTCGGACAGGTGTCGGGTGGCGGCTTCATCAGCGGGCCGATCAGCGATACGCTGTCCGCACGCGTGGCGGTGCGGACCGAGCAGGGCGGGGCATGGCAACGCAGCTACACGCGCGATGAAAAGCTCGGTGATCGCAACTTCACCACGGGCCGCATCCTGATCGACTTCGAGCCGTCCGACAGCGCACGCTTTTCGCTCAACCTCAACGGTTTCATCGACAAGAGCGATGGGCAGGCTGCGCAACTGATCGGCGTGGTGCCGCTGGGCAATCCCGCGCGGCTGGGGCCTCTGGCCACCTATCCTATCGCGCCGCGTAACAATCGTGATGCCGACTGGACGCCGGAACAAAAGCCCCAGCGTGACGACTGGTTCTATCAGGCCTCGTTTCGGGGGGATATCGATCTGACCGACGATGTGAGCCTGACCTCGATCAGCAGCTGGTCGGAATATCATAATGACCAGGATATCGACCCGGACGGCGTCGCCCTGCGTGACTATTTCTACAACACCACCGGAAAGATCACGGCACTGTCTCAGGAATTGCGTCTGCAAGGGCGGACTGGCGGCCTGACCTATATTCTGGGTGCCAATTATGCGCGCGAAAAAACCTATCAGCAGGATGATGCCGGTCCCTATGACCAATCGACATCGGCCTATAATTTCGTCGACGCCGGCCTTGGCATCCCCTTTTTCGTCTACAGCCAATATGCGCGCCAGAAATTCGTGAACAAGGCGGTGTTCGCCAATCTGGACTATGACATCAGTGACAGCATCACCCTGCATGGCGGGGTGCGTTATACCAAGACCAATATCGATTTTGCCGGTTGCACGGCCGATCGCGGCAATGCGTTGGGGCTGGGGATCGAAAATCTGATCAACTTCATTCGCGGCGGCGCAGGGCTGGCGCCCATCGATATTCCCACCAATGGCTGCGTCACGATCGACGGATCGACGCTGACCGTGGGCGAGGTGCGCAAGTCGCTGGACGAGGATAATATATCCTGGCGTGGGGGTGTCGATTACAAGCCGAGCAGGGACGTGCTGCTCTACGCTTCCGTCAGCAAAGGCTACAAGTCGGGTAGCTTTCCGCTGCTGTCGGCCAGCGATGCCAACCAGTTCAATCCCGTCACGCAGGAATCCGTGACCGCTTATGAACTCGGCGCGAAACTGACCTTGCTGGAGAACACCGCCCAGATCAACGGCGCACTCTTCTATTACGACTATAGCGACAAGCAGTTGAAGGGCCGCGTGATCGCTAATCCCAATGTGTTCGGCCCGCTCGAAGCGTTGGTGAACGTCCCGAAAAGCCGTGTAAAGGGCGCGGAAATTCAACTCGACCTCGCGCCGACCGATGGCCTGCGCGTCAGTATTGGCGCGACCTATCTCGACACGCGGATCAAGGGCAGTTTCGTCAACTATGACAGCTATGGCAGCCAGCTGGATTTTGGCGGATCGGCCTTTCCCTACACGCCCAAATTTCAGATCGTGACCGATGCCCAATATGACTGGGCGCTCAGCGACAACGTCGAGGCTTTCGTCGGTGCCAATCTGAATTTCCAGAGCGATACCAAGGCTGTGCTGGGCAATGCCCGCGCCACGCCATCGGCGGACCTAAGCGCGCAGGGTGGCCTGACGATCGAGGATTATACGCTGATCGATCTGCGCGCTGGCCTGTCCTTTGCCGACAAGCGCTACAAGATCAGCGCCTTCGTGCGGAATCTGGGCAACAGCTACTACTGGTCCAACGCCACGCGGATCACGGACACGACGGTCCGTTTTGCCGGACGACCACGCACGTTCGGCGCGACCCTGTCGGCGCGCTTCTGA
- a CDS encoding aldehyde dehydrogenase family protein, with the protein MTAPVSIAAGLHGDAGFEVRLPQQKMLIGRSWEAAADGRVIDVEDPAIGKVFAAVPAGTAADVDRAVTAARAAFESAAWSRMRPLDRGRIIEAIARKIEDHAQELALLESYDNGKAVHHALAVDVPAAVDIFRYMAGWASKIYGQVNPISGDGRQYHSYSVREPIGVVGQIVPWNYPLAMAAWKIASALAAGCTIVLKPSEVTPLTALRLAELALEAGLPEGVLNIVTGYGHEAGQALVEHPGIDKIAFTGSTRVGKQIVQTCAKDLKRVTLELGGKSPSLIFADADLDKAAIGAALAIFFNSGQVCLAASRLYVERSVFDKVVDGIAQVAKSFKLGHGRDPDTMLGPLVSKVQQGRVLDFIAQGKATGADLVTGGGTGDRDGYFVEPTIFANPDADASIVREEIFGPVLVATPFDDIDDVVRQANDSRYGLAANIWTRDLSRAHLTARRLQAGTVWINTHGMNDPSAPFGGVKESGWGREVGEEGVLHYTETKTVTALLAD; encoded by the coding sequence ATGACTGCACCCGTTTCGATCGCCGCTGGATTACATGGTGACGCCGGTTTCGAGGTCCGCCTTCCACAGCAAAAAATGTTGATCGGGCGATCATGGGAAGCGGCCGCGGACGGCCGCGTCATCGATGTAGAAGATCCGGCTATCGGCAAGGTGTTCGCCGCTGTTCCCGCAGGAACGGCCGCCGATGTTGATCGCGCGGTCACGGCAGCGCGGGCCGCGTTCGAATCAGCGGCCTGGAGCCGGATGCGCCCGCTGGATCGCGGCCGGATCATCGAGGCGATCGCGCGCAAGATCGAGGATCATGCACAGGAACTGGCGCTGCTTGAAAGCTATGACAATGGCAAGGCGGTGCATCATGCGCTGGCGGTGGACGTTCCCGCCGCCGTCGATATCTTTCGCTACATGGCGGGCTGGGCATCCAAGATTTATGGGCAGGTGAACCCGATTTCCGGCGATGGCCGCCAATATCACAGTTACTCGGTGCGCGAACCGATCGGTGTTGTCGGCCAAATCGTGCCGTGGAATTATCCGCTGGCGATGGCGGCCTGGAAGATCGCATCTGCACTGGCAGCGGGCTGTACCATCGTGCTGAAGCCGTCCGAAGTCACGCCACTGACCGCGCTGCGCCTCGCGGAACTGGCGCTGGAGGCGGGGCTGCCCGAAGGGGTGTTGAACATCGTCACCGGCTATGGGCATGAGGCTGGGCAGGCGCTGGTCGAGCATCCCGGCATCGACAAGATCGCCTTCACGGGATCGACCCGCGTCGGCAAGCAGATCGTCCAGACCTGTGCGAAAGACCTCAAGCGGGTCACGCTGGAACTCGGCGGCAAGTCGCCCTCGCTCATCTTCGCCGATGCCGATCTCGACAAGGCGGCGATCGGCGCGGCGCTCGCCATTTTCTTCAATTCGGGACAGGTTTGCTTGGCCGCCTCGCGCCTCTATGTCGAACGGTCGGTGTTCGACAAGGTGGTCGATGGCATCGCGCAGGTCGCTAAGAGCTTCAAACTTGGCCATGGGCGCGATCCTGACACTATGCTCGGACCGCTGGTGTCGAAAGTGCAGCAGGGGCGTGTGCTGGACTTTATCGCGCAAGGCAAGGCGACCGGCGCGGACCTTGTCACAGGTGGCGGGACCGGGGACCGGGACGGCTATTTCGTCGAGCCGACGATCTTCGCCAATCCCGATGCTGATGCCAGCATCGTGCGGGAGGAGATTTTTGGCCCGGTGCTGGTTGCGACCCCCTTCGACGATATCGATGACGTGGTCAGGCAAGCCAATGACTCCCGCTATGGCCTGGCTGCCAATATCTGGACCCGCGACCTGTCCCGCGCCCATCTGACCGCACGACGGCTTCAGGCCGGTACGGTCTGGATCAATACGCACGGGATGAACGATCCCTCCGCCCCCTTTGGCGGCGTCAAGGAATCAGGCTGGGGCCGGGAGGTTGGTGAAGAAGGCGTCCTCCATTATACAGAGACAAAGACCGTGACCGCTCTTTTAGCCGATTGA
- a CDS encoding DUF3325 domain-containing protein — MIHILAICASILGFGCLCAAMARHQKDMLGRTLSRQAQPWLRGAGGAVLLVALATDMAGLGAANGAIAWFGHLTIGAAMAVIGLKWKTA, encoded by the coding sequence ATGATCCATATTTTGGCGATTTGCGCGTCCATCCTGGGGTTCGGATGCCTCTGCGCCGCGATGGCGCGACATCAGAAGGATATGCTGGGCCGCACACTGTCGCGCCAGGCACAGCCGTGGCTTCGCGGGGCGGGTGGCGCTGTCCTACTTGTCGCGCTGGCGACCGACATGGCCGGACTAGGGGCAGCTAATGGCGCGATCGCCTGGTTCGGTCATCTGACAATAGGTGCCGCGATGGCAGTGATAGGATTGAAATGGAAAACAGCCTGA